Proteins encoded within one genomic window of Panicum virgatum strain AP13 chromosome 1N, P.virgatum_v5, whole genome shotgun sequence:
- the LOC120654792 gene encoding myb family transcription factor IPN2-like — MFPSKKATSVAAAAAAVSSNDRPVCVQGDSGAGLVLTTDPKPRLRWTVELHERFVDAVTQLGGPDKATPKTIMRVMGVKGLTLYHLKSHLQKFRLGKQPHKEFNDHSVKDAAAMEMQRNAASSSGIMGRSMNDRSVHMNEAIRMQMEVQRRLHEQLEVQKHLQMRIEAQGKYMQSILEKAYQTLASGDVTACPAAYKSLGNQAILDVCSLKDIGPSMGFASLQDLHMYGGGHLDLQQQMERPMEAFFANCDIGSLGKKRPNPYAAGKSPMMWGDDDEQGKGIDQLQMAPPMMDAGIDVMDSIADVYGEAKPMLSGDSTGSKGCFDGKLERPSPRRPYMGNERMGSPSVLGGQTRNLSYG, encoded by the exons ATGTTCCCTTCCAAGAAGGCCACTAGCGTCGCTGCCGCAGCCGCTGCCGTGAGCTCAAATGATAGGCCGGTGTGCGTGCAGGGAGACTCGGGGGCGGGGCTCGTCCTCACCACCGACCCCAAGCCCCGCCTCCGGTGGACGGTCGAGCTCCATGAGCGCTTCGTCGACGCCGTCACGCAGCTCGGCGGCCCGGACA AGGCGACTCCAAAGACTATCATGAGGGTCATGGGAGTGAAGGGACTTACTCTCTACCACCTCAAGAGCCACCTCCAG AAATTTAGGTTAGGGAAGCAGCCGCACAAGGAGTTCAACGATCACTCAGTTAAGGATG CTGCGGCGATGGAGATGCAACGAAACGCCGCCTCTTCTTCAGGCATAATGGGAAGAAGCATGAATGA CCGCAGCGTGCACATGAATGAGGCTATCAGAATGCAAATGGAAGTCCAGAGAAGGCTACATGAGCAACTAGAG GTGCAAAAGCACCTCCAGATGAGGATTGAAGCCCAGGGGAAGTACATGCAGTCCATCCTGGAGAAAGCCTACCAGACCCTCGCCTCCGGCGACGTCACGGCGTGCCCGGCCGCTTACAAATCCCTAGGCAACCAGGCGATTCTCGACGTCTGCTCCCTCAAGGACATCGGCCCTTCCATGGGCTTCGCTTCCCTGCAAGACCTTCACATGTACGGGGGCGGCCACCTGgacctgcagcagcagatggaGCGGCCAATGGAGGCCTTCTTCGCCAACTGCGACATTGGCTCGCTGGGGAAGAAGAGGCCCAACCCTTACGCTGCCGGCAAGAGCCCGATGATGtggggcgacgacgacgagcaggGCAAGGGCATCGACCAGCTGCAGATGGCGCCGCCGATGATGGACGCCGGCATCGACGTCATGGACTCCATCGCCGACGTGTACGGCGAGGCGAAGCCCATGCTGTCCGGCGACTCCACGGGGAGCAAGGGCTGCTTCGACGGCAAGCTTGAGAGGCcatcgccgcggcggccgtACATGGGCAATGAGAGGATGGGCAGCCCGTCGGTGCTCGGAGGCCAGACGAGGAACCTGTCCTACGGGTAA